The window CCTGAATGGAGCGGTCAACTCGTTTAATATGATCATTTACGATCTATTCATTTTTTTTACGCCTCAATTGCAGACATACAATAGCCAAAAACCCACATAGTGCAGATACAACCCCAAATCCGGGTGTAGATGTACTTTCAGTCTCAGTGTCCTCTTTTTGAGTGTCCTCAGATGATAGATCG of the ANME-2 cluster archaeon genome contains:
- a CDS encoding PGF-CTERM sorting domain-containing protein, whose product is DLSSEDTQKEDTETESTSTPGFGVVSALCGFLAIVCLQLRRKKNE